The Lycium ferocissimum isolate CSIRO_LF1 chromosome 10, AGI_CSIRO_Lferr_CH_V1, whole genome shotgun sequence genome window below encodes:
- the LOC132033401 gene encoding uncharacterized protein LOC132033401, with the protein MEEWLKITFVAVSSGVLVLIMITIIYRRCCPRKPRESSNSERNQNLQNGISKLHHVSLQHLDRNGTKKTNYYVFKQGATSTKTFFNWSDHPSLVTDAVENGWSRFAFTAYAPSPSVRSARSLLGSCAVGENGSELFEVDTSWEICQGSADFMQKIKFNCGVRKLSKSSNLMSASSVIKTSLPLPGPPLGNSSFPQEAYFEITILPSHEDNLEIMGKAKEDKLDLEKIKLIREDSSNSKANSESLVHVTSSHKKIQESKENFKSDQFIVLSIGLTSGGSLPLKLPGSYPGSIGFNSNGSVFLDGMKLVFESQREEWGKAEKVIGCGYNPSQKKVFFTVDSLLVHEIRCKSEDFGNPLYPTLASNGNIAVLVNLGQSVFRYPPANLQRTPNPCFIGPMANNSPVLGYEDSKELFSMGRIDAQWLNRSSIYTRSNNNTVNSLKQVLDYDMESEGDLFEIVLDSNSSTRSPNPL; encoded by the exons atGGAAGAATGGTTGAAGATTACTTTTGTAGCAGTCTCAAGTGGAGTTCTTGTTTTAATTATGATCACAATAATTTATAGAAGATGTTGTCCAAGAAAGCCTAGAGAATCATCAAATTCAGAAAGAAAtcagaatttgcaaaatgggaTTTCAAAACTTCACCATGTAAGTCTTCAACATCTTGATCGTAATGGtacaaagaaaacaaattattaTGTTTTCAAGCAAGGTGCAACATCAACTAAGACTTTTTTCAATTGGTCTGATCATCCATCACTTGTAACTGATGCTGTTGAAAATGGATGGTCAAGATTTGCTTTCACAGCCTATGCTCCATCACCATCCGTTAGATCAGCTAGGTCCCTTTTAGGATCATGTGCTGTTGGCGAAAATGGAAGTGAATTATTTGAGGTTGACACAAGTTGGGAAATTTGCCAAGGGTCAGCTGATTTTATGCAGAAAATTAAATTCAATTGTGGGGTTAGAAAACTAAGCAAAAGTTCTAATTTAATGTCAGCTTCATCTGTTATTAAAACATCTTTGCCTTTACCAGGACCACCTTTGGGAAATTCATCATTTCCTCAAGAAGCTTATTTTGAGATTACTATTTTGCCTAGTCATGAAGATAATCTTGAAATTATGGGAAAGGCAAAAGAAGATAAATTAGATTTGGAGAAAATTAAGCTTATTAGAGAGGATTCTTCCAATTCAAAAGCCAATTCAGAATCTTTGGTTCATGTTACAAGTAGtcataaaaaaattcaagaatcaaAGGAGAATTTCAAAAGTGATCAGTTCATTGTGTTATCAATTGGGCTAACAAGTGGTGGTTCTCTTCCACTTAAGCTTCCAGGCAGCTATCCAGGTTCCATTGGATTTAACTCAAATGGTTCTGTTTTTCTTGATG GAATGAAACTAGTGTTTGAATCACAAAGAGAAGAGTGGGGAAAAGCAGAAAAGGTTATTGGTTGTGGTTACAATCCAAGCCAAAAGAAGGTGTTTTTCACAGTAGATTCACTTCTAGTGCACGAAATCCGTTGCAAATCAGAAGACTTTGGAAATCCACTTTACCCAACTTTAGCATCAAATGGTAACATTGCTGTACTAGTAAATCTTGGACAAAGTGTATTCAGATATCCACCAGCAAATTTACAAAGGACACCAAATCCTTGCTTCATTGGTCCTATGGCAAATAATTCACCAGTTCTTGGATATGAAGACAGTAAAGAACTTTTCTCAATGGGTAGAATTGATGCACAGTGGCTCAACAGAAGTAGTATTTATACAAGAAGCAATAACAACACTGTCAATAGTTTGAAACAAGTACTAGATTATGATATGGAGTCTGAAGGTGATTTATTTGAAATTGTCTTGGATAGTAATAGTTCTACAAGATCTCCCAACCCTTTGTAG
- the LOC132033408 gene encoding SUMO-conjugating enzyme SCE1-like yields the protein MSGGIARGRLAEERKSWRKNHPHGFVAKPETGPDGSANLMVWQCSIPGKPSTDWEGGHYPLTMHFSEDYPSKPPKCKFPQGFFHPNVYPSGTVCLSILNEDSGWRPAITVKQILVGIQDLLDQPNPDDPAQTDGYHLYMQDTVEYKRRVKLQAKQYPALV from the exons ATGTCGGGCGGAATAGCGCGTGGTCGTCTTGCTGAGGAGAGGAAATCATGGCGTAAGAATCACCCTCAT GGTTTTGTGGCAAAACCAGAGACTGGACCTGATGGGTCTGCCAATTTGATGGTGTGGCAGTGTTCTATCCCTGGTAAACCTTCG ACTGACTGGGAGGGCGGTCACTATCCGCTAACAATGCACTTCAGTGAAGACTATCCAAGCAAACCCCCGAAGTGCAAGTTTCCCCAAGGTTTCTTCCATCCAAATGTCTATCCTTCAGGAACTGTATGTTTGTCTATCCTCAATGAGGACAGT GGGTGGAGGCCAGCTATTACAGTTAAGCAAATTTTGGTGGGTATCCAGGATTTGCTCGACCAGCCAAATCCCGATGATCCAGCACAAACCGATGGTTATCATCTCTATATGCAG GATACAGTTGAGTACAAGAGGCGAGTGAAGCTGCAGGCTAAGCAATATCCAGCTCTAGTCTAG